A region from the Deltaproteobacteria bacterium genome encodes:
- a CDS encoding MotA/TolQ/ExbB proton channel family protein, translated as MAYRSWIRGRLRASLVGAVVFTVAAGAVGLLDPTALVITIGGGLGVTAMTFSRERIARAWQLVQAALEEPADPEDILATLKRYARIHRLEGAPALERAAAQADDPFLCAAIMLATEGRDDEGLAGALAGEVRRASVEGENARQVVLLLGKLFPAFGLIGTLIGLAHLLHNLGNATNLAAIGPGLGIAVTTTLYGAVLANVVVLPLATKLHAHLDRRHATMQLIADGTLMVQRKEYPTRIEQMLRGAFALPTRGDASSAALTLADRAA; from the coding sequence ATGGCGTATCGGTCATGGATTCGCGGACGGCTCCGGGCCTCGTTGGTCGGGGCGGTGGTGTTCACCGTGGCGGCGGGGGCGGTCGGGCTGCTCGATCCGACGGCGCTCGTGATCACCATCGGCGGCGGGCTCGGCGTCACGGCGATGACGTTCTCCCGCGAGCGCATCGCGCGCGCGTGGCAGCTGGTCCAGGCGGCGCTCGAGGAGCCCGCGGATCCCGAAGATATCCTCGCGACGCTCAAGCGCTATGCCCGCATCCACCGGCTCGAAGGGGCGCCGGCGCTCGAGCGCGCGGCGGCGCAGGCAGACGATCCGTTCCTGTGCGCGGCGATCATGCTCGCGACCGAAGGGCGCGACGACGAGGGGCTCGCGGGGGCGCTCGCCGGCGAGGTGCGGCGAGCGTCGGTGGAAGGTGAGAACGCGCGTCAGGTGGTGCTGCTGCTCGGGAAGCTCTTTCCCGCCTTCGGCCTCATCGGGACGCTGATCGGGCTCGCCCACCTGCTGCACAACCTCGGCAACGCGACGAATCTCGCCGCCATCGGTCCGGGACTTGGGATCGCGGTCACGACGACTCTCTACGGCGCCGTGCTCGCCAACGTGGTCGTCCTGCCGCTCGCGACGAAGCTGCACGCGCACCTCGACCGCCGCCACGCGACGATGCAGTTGATTGCGGACGGCACGTTGATGGTGCAACGCAAGGAATATCCGACCCGCATCGAACAGATGTTGCGCGGGGCGTTCGCACTGCCGACGCGCGGCGATGCCTCGTCCGCCGCCCTGACCCTCGCCGACCGTGCGGCCTGA
- a CDS encoding OmpA family protein has product MRPDPRARSAGASFLEEDSNGWLVTFSDLVLQLFAFVLVAAVLGGGAGPIAAPRSPRAALRQVVSAPPLVEAPTRRGPDALSLARFEEPPVMTVSTAPAESAVLGAAAAVPGARSEPATESPARVAAAVVVPPRTGVTAAPARSLASELEAFVTAEGLEEVVHVAVKGGGVILSIGDTIGFASGSAELLPDTGAVLDAVRALVAARPDLVVEVSGHTDDRPLHAGPFRSNLDLSLARAARVAHALAADDPALTSRVFAAGYGDARPVAPNDGADGRARNRRVELRLVPGRDSVS; this is encoded by the coding sequence GTGCGGCCTGACCCGCGAGCGCGGAGCGCCGGGGCGTCCTTCCTCGAGGAGGACTCGAACGGCTGGCTCGTGACCTTCAGCGACCTCGTGCTGCAGCTCTTCGCCTTCGTCCTGGTGGCGGCGGTGCTCGGGGGCGGTGCGGGACCGATCGCGGCGCCGCGTTCGCCGCGCGCGGCGCTGCGGCAGGTCGTGTCCGCGCCGCCGCTCGTGGAGGCGCCGACGCGGCGCGGGCCGGACGCGCTCTCGCTGGCGCGCTTCGAAGAGCCGCCTGTGATGACCGTCTCCACGGCGCCGGCGGAGTCGGCGGTACTCGGCGCGGCCGCGGCCGTTCCCGGCGCGCGTTCTGAGCCAGCGACCGAGTCTCCAGCGCGCGTCGCCGCTGCGGTCGTCGTGCCGCCGAGGACGGGCGTCACGGCCGCGCCTGCCCGCTCGCTCGCGAGCGAGCTCGAAGCGTTCGTCACGGCGGAAGGGCTCGAAGAGGTGGTGCACGTCGCCGTCAAGGGCGGCGGCGTCATCCTCTCAATCGGCGACACGATCGGCTTTGCCTCCGGCAGCGCGGAGCTCCTGCCGGACACCGGCGCGGTGCTGGACGCCGTACGGGCGCTCGTGGCGGCGCGGCCGGATCTCGTCGTGGAGGTCTCGGGGCACACCGACGACCGTCCGTTGCACGCGGGGCCGTTCCGCTCGAATCTCGACCTCTCGCTCGCACGCGCCGCGCGCGTGGCGCACGCCTTGGCGGCCGACGACCCGGCGCTCACGAGCCGCGTCTTCGCGGCCGGCTACGGCGACGCGCGGCCGGTGGCGCCGAACGATGGCGCCGACGGCCGCGCGCGCAATCGCCGCGTCGAGCTGCGCCTGGTTCCCGGGCGCGACTCGGTATCCTGA
- a CDS encoding helix-turn-helix transcriptional regulator, with product MEAENIRTLRHNLGLTQEEFAHRLGITVATVNRWENGHNSPTRLARKALYDLASEKGGPGPQLNTPSEG from the coding sequence ATGGAAGCCGAGAACATCCGCACGTTGCGCCACAATCTGGGTCTCACGCAGGAAGAGTTCGCGCACCGCCTCGGGATCACCGTCGCGACCGTGAACCGCTGGGAGAACGGTCACAACAGCCCGACCCGCCTCGCGCGCAAGGCGCTCTACGACCTCGCGTCCGAAAAGGGTGGCCCCGGCCCGCAACTGAACACGCCGTCCGAAGGCTGA
- a CDS encoding response regulator → MLRGPSPRDGRPLTILLVEDNLDHVVITRQAVTSILPCEVEVVGDGAKAVERLAESPQVRPRPDLILLDLHLPLMNGIDVLRWIRRDPTFHGTPVIVLTAAGDDETLILDCYKSGANSFLPKPATDHRFAEALRVLTGAPPPDAEAPGAA, encoded by the coding sequence ATGCTCCGGGGACCGAGTCCGCGCGACGGCCGGCCCCTCACGATCCTGCTGGTCGAGGACAATCTCGACCACGTGGTGATCACGCGTCAGGCCGTGACGTCCATCCTGCCGTGCGAGGTCGAGGTCGTGGGCGACGGCGCGAAGGCGGTGGAGCGACTCGCGGAATCGCCGCAGGTGCGGCCGCGGCCGGATCTGATCCTGTTGGATCTGCACCTGCCGCTGATGAACGGCATCGACGTGCTGCGGTGGATCCGTCGCGACCCGACCTTCCACGGCACGCCGGTCATCGTGCTCACCGCCGCGGGTGACGACGAGACGCTGATCCTCGACTGCTACAAGAGCGGCGCCAACAGCTTTTTGCCGAAGCCGGCGACCGATCACCGGTTCGCCGAGGCGTTGCGCGTACTCACCGGGGCACCGCCGCCGGACGCGGAGGCGCCCGGCGCGGCATGA